In Spirosoma pollinicola, the genomic window ATCAGGGTACTACGGTCATAAAGCGCTCGTTCTGGACTCTACCCTCACCGCCACCGTCAACCCATAAAGGCCGAATGTCGATTGTTTGCATCATTATTCCCTGTTACAATGAGGCTACGCGGCTCCCGGTCGATGTGTTTCTGGCCTATGTACAGCAAAGTACGAACGTTAATTTTTGCTTTGTAGATGATGGTAGTACCGATGGTACCCGTGCCCTATTGGAAACAATGCAGCGCCAATACCCAAACCGTGTAGAGGCCTTACTACTGGCACAAAATCAGGGTAAAGCCGGAGCTGTACGTGCCGGTATGTTACATTGTGCCAACAAGTCATTCGACTATTTGGGGTTTCTGGATGCAGATTTAGCCACACCACTCACGGCCATTGCCGATTTAACGGCTGTGTTGGACACTAATAGCGCCCTTGATCTGGTTATGGGGTCACGCATCAAATTTCTGGGCGTTGATAT contains:
- a CDS encoding glycosyltransferase, with translation MSIVCIIIPCYNEATRLPVDVFLAYVQQSTNVNFCFVDDGSTDGTRALLETMQRQYPNRVEALLLAQNQGKAGAVRAGMLHCANKSFDYLGFLDADLATPLTAIADLTAVLDTNSALDLVMGSRIKFLGVDIRRDPFRHYVGRVIATIISNILKLPVYDSQCGAKLFRRNTVVSLFQEAFISPWLFDVELLARLTQKHGRPSVLEHVAEYPLRQWIEQSDSRISSSYVFRMWYELYRIQRKYRNV